The following coding sequences are from one Microbacterium sp. SORGH_AS_0969 window:
- the tadA gene encoding tRNA adenosine(34) deaminase TadA, producing the protein MRRALVLADAAAAEGDVPVGAVVMDASGTVRAEGRNLREATHDPTAHAEVVALRRAAEALGTWHLAGCTLVVTLEPCVMCAGAVLQARVPRVVFGAWDAKAGAAGSVYDVLRDRRLPHRVEVVGGVAEREASERLQSFFDVRRDADGRVD; encoded by the coding sequence ATGCGCCGCGCACTGGTGCTCGCCGACGCCGCCGCCGCCGAGGGCGACGTCCCGGTCGGTGCCGTCGTGATGGACGCGTCGGGGACCGTGCGCGCGGAGGGCCGGAATCTCCGCGAGGCGACCCACGACCCGACCGCCCACGCCGAGGTGGTCGCGCTGCGCCGCGCGGCGGAGGCCCTCGGCACCTGGCACCTCGCCGGCTGCACGCTCGTCGTCACCCTCGAACCCTGCGTCATGTGCGCGGGAGCCGTGCTGCAGGCGCGCGTTCCGAGGGTCGTTTTCGGAGCGTGGGATGCCAAGGCCGGCGCCGCCGGATCCGTGTACGACGTCCTGCGCGACAGGCGTCTGCCGCACCGGGTCGAGGTGGTCGGCGGGGTTGCCGAGCGGGAGGCATCCGAGCGCCTGCAGTCCTTCTTCGACGTGCGGCGCGACGCCGACGGACGCGTCGACTGA
- a CDS encoding LLM class F420-dependent oxidoreductase, translating to MEYCLFTEPQQGFSYDDQLAFARSAENHGLDGFFRSDHYLRMGEGDPRPGPTDAWTTLAGLARETSRIRLGTLVSSVTYRVPGILAIQVAQVDAMSGGRTELGLGTGWFEREHAAYGIPFPTKRFDLLEEQLAIVTGLWATPDAETFTFEGEHYRLDEAPALPKPVQERVPVIVGGGGPKRTPALAARYATEFNIGFVAEDVVAEKFTVVRAACEDIDRDPASLKLSVALPTIIGADDAEIERRLAAIGQSREQFDNGANIIGTPDEVIEKVGRLRELGASRVYFQLLDLRDVDHADQIGTDVVPHLPR from the coding sequence GTGGAATACTGCCTGTTCACCGAACCCCAGCAGGGCTTCTCGTACGACGATCAGCTCGCTTTCGCCCGCTCCGCGGAGAACCACGGCCTGGACGGGTTCTTCCGTTCCGACCACTACCTCCGCATGGGGGAAGGCGACCCGCGTCCCGGCCCCACCGACGCCTGGACCACGCTCGCCGGTCTCGCCCGCGAGACCTCTCGCATCCGGCTCGGCACCCTGGTGTCGTCGGTGACCTATCGGGTTCCCGGGATCCTCGCGATCCAGGTCGCCCAGGTCGACGCGATGTCGGGCGGACGTACCGAGCTCGGACTCGGCACGGGCTGGTTCGAGCGCGAACATGCCGCGTACGGCATCCCTTTCCCCACCAAGCGGTTCGACCTGCTCGAGGAGCAGCTCGCGATCGTCACGGGCCTGTGGGCGACTCCGGATGCCGAGACCTTCACCTTCGAGGGTGAGCACTACCGCCTCGACGAGGCGCCTGCCCTGCCGAAGCCCGTGCAGGAGCGGGTGCCCGTGATCGTCGGCGGCGGCGGGCCGAAGCGCACGCCGGCGCTCGCGGCGCGCTACGCGACCGAGTTCAACATCGGCTTCGTCGCCGAGGACGTCGTCGCCGAGAAGTTCACGGTGGTCCGCGCCGCGTGCGAGGACATCGATCGCGACCCCGCGTCGCTCAAGCTGTCGGTCGCGCTGCCCACGATCATCGGAGCGGACGACGCCGAGATCGAGCGACGGTTGGCGGCGATCGGTCAGTCCCGGGAGCAGTTCGACAACGGGGCGAACATCATCGGGACGCCGGACGAGGTGATCGAGAAGGTCGGCCGTCTCCGCGAGCTCGGAGCGAGCCGCGTGTACTTCCAGCTGCTCGACCTCCGCGACGTCGATCACGCCGATCAGATCGGCACCGACGTCGTCCCGCATCTTCCGCGCTGA
- a CDS encoding aldo/keto reductase → MTRIGRSDLDIVPLSLGGNVFGWTADRDTSFAVLDAFHAGGGNFIDTADAYSAWAPGNSGGESETLIGEWLASRKPENVVVATKVSQHPEFRGLRAKNIRAAAEASLQRLGVDTIDLYYAHFDDADTPLEETVAGFADLVSDGLVRYVAVSNYTAERIREWISLAEAGGFDLPVAIQPHYNLVHRTEVERDIVPVAEQYGMSLVPYYALASGFLTGKYRTPDAAGDSPRAEGAAKLATPAGIALIDALDEIGQAHGASIATTALAWLRAQPTVAAPIASASKVEQVADLLASTSLELSADEIARLSQASEAAQS, encoded by the coding sequence ATGACGCGCATCGGACGCAGCGACCTCGACATCGTCCCCCTCTCGCTCGGCGGCAACGTCTTCGGATGGACGGCCGACCGCGACACCTCATTCGCCGTGCTCGACGCGTTCCACGCGGGCGGCGGAAACTTCATCGACACCGCAGACGCCTACAGCGCCTGGGCTCCCGGCAACTCGGGCGGTGAGAGCGAGACCCTCATCGGCGAGTGGCTCGCTTCGCGCAAGCCCGAGAACGTCGTCGTTGCCACGAAGGTCAGCCAGCACCCCGAATTCCGGGGGCTCCGCGCGAAGAACATTCGCGCCGCCGCAGAAGCCTCGCTCCAGCGCCTTGGCGTCGACACCATCGACCTCTACTACGCCCACTTCGACGACGCCGACACACCTCTCGAAGAGACCGTCGCGGGCTTCGCCGATCTCGTCTCCGACGGACTCGTGCGATACGTGGCCGTGTCGAACTACACCGCCGAGCGCATCCGCGAGTGGATATCGCTGGCCGAAGCCGGAGGCTTCGACCTCCCCGTCGCCATCCAGCCGCACTACAACCTCGTCCACCGCACCGAGGTGGAGCGCGACATCGTCCCCGTCGCCGAGCAGTACGGCATGTCGCTCGTGCCGTACTACGCCCTCGCGAGCGGCTTCCTCACGGGCAAGTACCGCACTCCGGATGCCGCCGGCGACTCGCCGCGCGCCGAGGGGGCCGCGAAGCTCGCGACGCCCGCGGGCATCGCGCTGATCGACGCCCTCGACGAGATCGGTCAGGCGCACGGCGCCTCGATCGCCACGACCGCTCTCGCGTGGCTGCGCGCTCAGCCCACCGTGGCCGCCCCCATCGCGAGCGCGTCGAAGGTCGAACAGGTCGCCGATCTGCTCGCCAGCACCTCGCTCGAGCTCAGCGCCGACGAGATCGCGCGTCTGTCGCAGGCCTCGGAGGCCGCGCAGAGCTGA
- the upp gene encoding uracil phosphoribosyltransferase, which translates to MRVHVADHPLITHKLTVLRDEQTSSPVFRQLTEELVTLLAYEATRNVRVETIEIKTPVTLTEGVKISEPRPIVVPILRAGLGMLEGMVKLLPTAEVGFLGMVRDEETFQPTTYAERLPDDLSDRQCFVLDPMLATGGSLGAAIKFLFARGAQDVTAICLLGAPEGVAAIEKQVEGHDVTLVLGALDERLNEKGYIVPGLGDAGDRLYGTA; encoded by the coding sequence ATGCGTGTCCACGTCGCCGATCACCCGCTCATCACCCACAAGCTGACCGTGCTGCGCGACGAGCAGACCTCGTCGCCCGTCTTCCGTCAGCTGACCGAAGAGCTCGTGACCCTGCTGGCCTACGAGGCGACGCGCAACGTCCGGGTCGAGACGATCGAGATCAAGACCCCGGTGACCCTCACCGAGGGCGTCAAGATCAGCGAGCCCCGCCCCATCGTCGTGCCGATCCTGCGCGCCGGTCTCGGCATGCTCGAGGGCATGGTGAAGCTCCTTCCCACCGCCGAGGTCGGCTTCCTCGGCATGGTGCGCGACGAGGAGACGTTCCAGCCCACCACGTACGCCGAGCGCCTGCCCGACGACCTGAGCGACCGTCAGTGCTTCGTGCTCGACCCGATGCTCGCCACCGGCGGGTCGCTCGGTGCCGCAATCAAGTTCCTGTTCGCGCGCGGCGCGCAGGACGTCACCGCCATCTGCCTGCTCGGCGCCCCCGAGGGCGTCGCGGCGATCGAGAAGCAGGTCGAGGGCCACGACGTCACGCTCGTGCTGGGTGCTCTCGACGAGCGCCTCAACGAGAAGGGCTACATCGTGCCCGGTCTCGGCGACGCGGGCGACCGCCTGTACGGCACCGCCTGA
- a CDS encoding bifunctional RecB family nuclease/DEAD/DEAH box helicase has product MRYIERDARIVWSASDLKAAAECEFAWLRAIDAKIGRIAAVDDPEDATLERAARLGTAHELRVLDDYRALFGAAVREIPAARSSDAEALAEAVRLTDEALADPEAEVVYQAAFATAEFVGFADFLVREKEARIDGSRPWIVQDTKLARRARVTALMQLAAYVDQLDRLGVPRSGEVQLLLGDGTTSTHRVDDLLPVFGLRRSRLRSLIADRRVDLGVAGPVIAWGDARGDLDVVACGRCATCEIEVIAHRDLLLVAGMRPVQRDRLRAGGILTIDDLARSSEAPPSMSADTFASLRTQARLQLDSPAGVPSDDAPAHAVPTFEVVAPKSLGVLPRPDHGDLFFDFEGDPLYTEGVGEHWGIDYLFGWVDTRETYGAIWAHTFAEERVALERFLDMVALRRQQYPGMHIYHYAPYEPTHLLTMAARYGVREADVDRLLRDGVFVDLYPVVRRALRVGSRSYSIKKLEPLYMGDEVRTSDVQRGDDSIVKYVEARALAADGEAEAAQRVLDDLADYNRYDCVSTRRLRDWLVDRAREAGAVPARGAEPDEQSYEPSPRATALQRWAADAPEPDATALRLAAAAIDYYPREEKTYWATHFLRLREPVSVWEETRDVVVVDAARSRVVADWHIPESGRGSERRLVELRGELAPGTRLSPDAEPFAVYDLPAPFPLETRPRWIHGARRVTVREVLDDGAIVEEIAADGVTWDELPLALTPPAPPRAGNQQKAIDAWADAVLASAPTMPSGPAADILRRVPPRTRSGALAPVTAVDGSPGDDEVTAIARSVADLEHSYLAVQGPPGTGKTYVGSHVIARLVAERGYRIGVVAQSHATIEHMLDQVIAAGVPASRVGKAPKDPSAPHAFTVLPKNGVAAFTAENAAHGFVVGGTAWDFSHETRVPRGSLDLLVIDEAGQFSLASTIAVSLSAQRLLLLGDPQQLPQVSQGTHPEPVDTSALGWIIDGAEVVPPELGYFLARTRRMHPAVAGPVSRLSYEGRLAAHPSTALRRLDGVEPGVHVVPVRHRGNSTCSNEEAAEVARLVGDLVGRAWTGAEGGAGDSATVHEPRPLRAQDVIVITPYNAQQVAVEEALAAAGFGDVPVGTVDRFQGKEAVVAILTLAASSGREAPRGLEFLLLRNRINVAISRAMQTAYVVYSPSLLDDLPRTPEGVARLSGFARLVAEAD; this is encoded by the coding sequence ATGCGGTACATCGAGCGCGACGCGCGCATCGTCTGGAGCGCCAGCGACCTCAAGGCCGCGGCCGAGTGCGAGTTCGCGTGGCTGCGCGCCATCGACGCGAAGATCGGGCGCATCGCCGCAGTCGACGATCCCGAAGACGCGACTCTCGAGCGGGCCGCGCGCCTGGGCACCGCTCACGAGCTGCGCGTGCTCGACGACTACCGCGCGCTCTTCGGCGCCGCCGTTCGCGAGATCCCCGCGGCCCGCTCCTCTGACGCCGAAGCGCTCGCCGAGGCCGTGCGCCTGACCGACGAGGCTCTCGCCGACCCCGAGGCCGAGGTGGTCTACCAGGCCGCGTTCGCCACCGCCGAGTTCGTGGGGTTCGCCGACTTCCTCGTGCGCGAGAAAGAGGCACGCATCGATGGGTCCCGTCCCTGGATCGTGCAAGACACCAAGCTCGCCCGCCGGGCCCGCGTCACCGCGCTCATGCAGCTGGCGGCCTACGTCGACCAGCTCGACCGACTCGGCGTGCCGCGGTCGGGCGAGGTCCAGCTTCTCCTGGGTGACGGAACGACGAGCACGCATCGCGTCGACGATCTCCTGCCCGTCTTCGGTCTACGTCGCTCGCGGTTGCGCTCGCTGATCGCCGACCGCCGGGTCGACCTCGGGGTCGCGGGACCGGTGATCGCGTGGGGCGACGCGCGCGGCGACCTCGACGTCGTCGCGTGCGGGCGCTGCGCCACGTGCGAGATCGAGGTCATCGCTCATCGCGACCTGCTTCTCGTCGCAGGCATGCGGCCGGTGCAGCGCGATCGACTGCGGGCGGGCGGCATCCTGACGATCGACGATCTCGCGCGATCATCCGAGGCGCCCCCCTCGATGAGCGCCGACACCTTCGCGTCGCTGCGCACCCAAGCGCGGCTGCAGCTCGACAGCCCCGCCGGTGTGCCCTCCGACGACGCGCCCGCCCACGCCGTCCCCACCTTCGAGGTGGTGGCGCCCAAGTCCCTCGGCGTGCTGCCCCGCCCCGACCACGGCGACCTGTTCTTCGACTTCGAGGGCGATCCGCTGTACACCGAGGGCGTCGGCGAGCACTGGGGGATCGACTACCTCTTCGGCTGGGTCGACACGAGAGAGACCTACGGCGCGATCTGGGCCCACACCTTCGCCGAGGAGCGTGTCGCCCTCGAGCGCTTCCTCGACATGGTGGCTCTGCGTCGCCAGCAGTACCCCGGCATGCACATCTACCACTACGCCCCGTATGAACCGACGCACCTTCTGACGATGGCCGCGCGTTACGGCGTGCGCGAGGCCGACGTCGACCGCCTCCTGCGCGACGGCGTCTTCGTCGACCTCTACCCGGTGGTGCGGCGTGCGCTCCGCGTCGGCTCCCGCTCGTACTCGATCAAGAAGCTCGAGCCGTTGTACATGGGCGACGAGGTCCGCACGAGCGACGTGCAACGCGGAGACGACTCGATCGTGAAGTACGTCGAGGCCCGCGCGCTCGCCGCCGACGGCGAGGCCGAGGCCGCTCAGCGCGTGCTCGACGATCTGGCCGACTACAACCGGTACGACTGCGTGTCGACCCGGCGACTGCGCGACTGGCTGGTCGACCGCGCACGCGAGGCTGGTGCCGTGCCCGCGCGCGGAGCAGAGCCCGACGAGCAGTCGTACGAGCCGTCGCCGCGCGCAACGGCTTTGCAACGGTGGGCGGCGGATGCCCCCGAACCCGACGCCACCGCGCTCCGCCTCGCCGCCGCCGCGATCGACTACTACCCGCGCGAAGAGAAGACCTACTGGGCGACGCACTTCCTGCGCCTGCGCGAGCCGGTGTCGGTGTGGGAAGAGACGCGCGACGTCGTGGTCGTCGACGCCGCACGATCGCGGGTCGTGGCAGATTGGCACATCCCCGAGTCGGGGCGCGGCTCCGAGCGCCGCCTGGTTGAGCTGCGCGGCGAGCTCGCTCCCGGTACGCGCCTGAGTCCGGATGCCGAGCCCTTCGCCGTCTACGATCTGCCGGCGCCGTTCCCGCTCGAGACCCGTCCGCGGTGGATCCACGGCGCACGCCGGGTCACGGTGCGCGAGGTGCTCGACGACGGAGCGATCGTCGAGGAGATCGCCGCAGACGGCGTCACCTGGGACGAGCTGCCGCTCGCCCTCACTCCTCCCGCGCCGCCCCGCGCCGGTAACCAGCAGAAAGCGATCGATGCGTGGGCCGACGCCGTCCTGGCGTCGGCCCCGACGATGCCGTCCGGCCCCGCCGCCGACATCCTGCGCCGCGTTCCGCCGCGCACCCGTTCGGGGGCGCTCGCGCCCGTGACCGCCGTCGACGGCAGTCCGGGCGATGACGAGGTCACCGCGATCGCACGCAGCGTCGCCGACCTCGAGCACAGTTACCTCGCCGTCCAGGGCCCTCCCGGGACGGGCAAGACGTACGTGGGCTCCCACGTCATCGCCCGGCTGGTCGCCGAACGCGGCTACCGGATCGGGGTGGTCGCTCAGTCGCACGCGACGATCGAGCACATGCTCGACCAGGTCATCGCGGCCGGGGTCCCGGCATCCCGTGTCGGCAAGGCGCCCAAAGACCCGAGCGCTCCGCACGCGTTCACGGTGCTGCCGAAGAACGGGGTGGCCGCCTTCACCGCCGAGAACGCCGCCCACGGATTCGTCGTCGGCGGCACCGCGTGGGACTTCAGTCACGAGACCCGCGTTCCGCGCGGCAGCCTCGATCTCCTCGTCATCGACGAGGCGGGGCAGTTCTCGCTCGCGTCGACCATCGCCGTCTCGCTCTCGGCGCAGCGATTGTTGCTCCTGGGCGATCCGCAGCAGCTGCCGCAGGTGAGTCAGGGTACGCATCCTGAGCCGGTCGACACCTCAGCGCTCGGGTGGATCATCGACGGAGCCGAGGTCGTGCCCCCCGAGCTCGGCTACTTCCTCGCCCGTACGCGGCGGATGCATCCCGCGGTGGCGGGCCCGGTGTCGCGGCTGTCGTACGAGGGCCGGCTCGCGGCGCACCCCTCGACCGCGCTGCGTCGGCTCGACGGCGTCGAGCCCGGTGTGCACGTGGTGCCGGTGCGGCACCGAGGCAACTCGACCTGCTCCAACGAAGAGGCGGCCGAGGTCGCACGTCTCGTGGGCGACCTCGTCGGACGCGCGTGGACCGGCGCCGAGGGGGGAGCGGGCGATTCCGCGACCGTGCACGAACCGCGACCCCTGCGGGCGCAAGACGTCATCGTGATCACGCCGTACAACGCTCAGCAGGTCGCGGTCGAAGAAGCCCTCGCCGCGGCTGGTTTCGGCGACGTGCCCGTCGGGACGGTCGACCGCTTCCAAGGGAAGGAGGCCGTCGTCGCCATCCTCACCCTCGCCGCGTCCTCCGGGCGTGAGGCCCCGCGCGGCCTGGAGTTCCTCCTGCTGCGCAACCGCATCAACGTCGCGATCTCACGCGCGATGCAGACGGCGTACGTCGTGTACTCGCCGTCGCTGCTCGACGACCTTCCCCGCACACCCGAGGGGGTGGCTCGGCTCAGCGGCTTCGCACGGCTGGTCGCCGAGGCCGATTGA
- a CDS encoding DUF427 domain-containing protein — protein MARPDPDPVRPGQESVWGYPRPPRVERVRKRAQIDFGGVRIADTDDVVRVLETSHPPVYYLPITAFGDALTLGEGASFCEFKGGARYFDVHGGGGAVAPRAAWNYPSPMPGYEVLADRVAVYAGPMDRVILGGETVEPQPGGFYGGWVTSDLAGPFKGVPGSMGW, from the coding sequence ATGGCACGCCCCGATCCCGACCCCGTCCGCCCCGGCCAGGAGTCCGTCTGGGGCTATCCGCGGCCTCCCCGCGTCGAGCGCGTCCGGAAAAGGGCGCAGATCGACTTCGGCGGTGTCCGCATCGCCGACACCGACGACGTCGTCCGCGTGCTCGAGACGAGTCACCCGCCGGTGTACTACCTGCCGATCACCGCGTTCGGCGACGCGCTGACCCTCGGTGAGGGGGCGTCGTTCTGCGAGTTCAAGGGTGGCGCCCGCTACTTCGACGTCCACGGCGGCGGGGGAGCCGTGGCTCCGCGTGCGGCCTGGAACTATCCGAGCCCCATGCCCGGTTATGAGGTGCTTGCCGACCGCGTGGCGGTGTACGCCGGCCCGATGGATCGCGTGATCCTGGGCGGCGAGACCGTCGAGCCACAGCCGGGCGGCTTCTACGGGGGCTGGGTCACGAGCGACCTCGCCGGTCCCTTCAAGGGTGTGCCGGGGTCGATGGGTTGGTAG
- a CDS encoding NAD(+) synthase has translation MITDLPFESVYRHGFARVAACTIPVAIADPLTNVDAVLESARACDAEGVAIAVFPELCLTGYAIDDLVMQDPLLDAVEAGIERLVAASVDLLPVLLVGAPLRHGNRLYNCAVVVHRGRVLGVAPKAYLPTYREFYEHRWYARGDDQAGQHILIGGETVPFGPDLLFDAVDVPGLTLHAEVCEDVWVPIPPSSGAALAGATVLANLSGSPITIGRADDRNLLSQSQSMRCLAAYIYAAAGQGESTNDVSWDGQTMIYEGGQLLDTTERFPDGPRRSVADVDLDRLRQDRIRQGTFDDNRRTTAPSFRTVPFELAPPASDIGLRRALDRFPFVPNDPARLAQDCYEAFNIQVSGLVQRLQAIGNPKPVLGVSGGLDSTHALLVIARAMDRMGRPRSDILTYTLPGFATSERTKRNAIALAEAVGASIEEIDIRPAASEMLARMGHPFAAGEPVHDVTFENVQAGLRTDYLFRLANKNGGIVVGTGDLSEIALGWSTYGVGDQMSHYSVNPGVPKTLIQHVIRWVIASGELSADTVEVLQAVLDTEISPELVPAGQDGRMQSTEDRIGPYNLHDFTLYHVLRFGFRPSKIAFLAAHAWSDPDAGAWPPGYPEDERPSYDLVTVARWLEVFLQRFFGFAQFKRTAIPNGPKVSPAGSLSPRGDWRAPSDGNARVWLADLHAAVPEAFAEATHS, from the coding sequence GTGATCACCGACCTGCCGTTCGAGAGCGTCTACCGGCACGGCTTCGCGCGCGTCGCCGCGTGCACGATTCCCGTCGCGATCGCCGACCCCCTGACCAACGTCGACGCCGTGCTCGAGTCCGCCCGCGCGTGCGACGCGGAGGGCGTCGCGATCGCCGTCTTCCCCGAGCTGTGCCTCACGGGGTACGCGATCGACGATCTCGTCATGCAGGACCCTCTGCTGGACGCGGTCGAGGCCGGCATCGAGCGTCTGGTCGCGGCATCCGTCGATCTTCTTCCCGTGCTGCTCGTGGGGGCTCCGCTCCGGCACGGCAACCGCCTCTACAACTGCGCCGTCGTCGTCCATCGAGGGCGCGTTCTCGGGGTGGCGCCCAAGGCGTACCTGCCGACCTACCGCGAGTTCTACGAGCACCGCTGGTACGCGCGCGGCGACGACCAGGCGGGTCAGCACATCCTCATCGGTGGCGAGACCGTGCCCTTCGGTCCCGACCTGCTGTTCGACGCCGTCGACGTGCCCGGGCTCACGCTGCACGCCGAGGTCTGCGAAGACGTCTGGGTGCCGATCCCCCCGTCGTCCGGTGCGGCCCTGGCCGGTGCGACCGTGCTGGCGAATCTGTCGGGCAGCCCTATCACGATCGGGCGCGCCGACGACCGCAACCTGCTCTCGCAGTCGCAGTCGATGCGGTGCCTCGCGGCCTACATCTACGCGGCCGCGGGTCAGGGCGAGTCGACGAACGACGTCTCGTGGGACGGCCAGACGATGATCTACGAGGGCGGGCAGCTCCTCGACACGACCGAGCGCTTCCCCGACGGCCCGCGCCGCAGCGTCGCCGATGTCGATCTCGATCGTCTGCGGCAAGACCGGATCCGCCAGGGCACCTTCGACGACAACCGCCGAACGACGGCGCCGTCCTTCCGCACGGTGCCGTTCGAACTCGCCCCGCCGGCGAGCGACATCGGGCTGCGCCGCGCCCTCGACCGCTTCCCCTTCGTCCCCAACGACCCCGCCCGTCTCGCGCAGGACTGCTACGAGGCGTTCAACATCCAGGTGTCGGGGCTGGTTCAGCGCCTCCAGGCGATCGGCAACCCGAAGCCGGTCCTCGGGGTGAGCGGAGGCCTCGACTCCACCCACGCCCTGCTCGTGATCGCGCGCGCCATGGATCGCATGGGCCGTCCGCGCAGCGACATCCTCACGTACACCCTGCCCGGCTTCGCCACGAGCGAGAGAACGAAGCGCAACGCGATCGCTCTGGCCGAAGCCGTCGGGGCCTCGATCGAGGAGATCGACATCCGGCCCGCGGCATCCGAGATGCTCGCCCGCATGGGTCACCCCTTCGCGGCGGGCGAGCCGGTGCACGACGTGACGTTCGAGAACGTGCAGGCGGGGCTGCGCACCGACTATCTCTTCCGCCTCGCGAACAAGAACGGCGGCATCGTCGTCGGCACGGGCGATCTGTCCGAGATCGCGCTCGGATGGTCGACCTACGGCGTGGGCGACCAGATGAGCCACTATTCGGTGAACCCCGGCGTGCCGAAGACGCTCATCCAGCACGTCATCCGTTGGGTGATCGCCTCGGGCGAGCTCAGCGCCGACACCGTCGAGGTGCTGCAGGCGGTGCTCGACACCGAGATCAGCCCCGAGCTCGTGCCCGCCGGCCAAGACGGGCGTATGCAGTCCACCGAGGACCGCATCGGCCCCTACAACCTGCACGATTTCACGCTCTATCACGTGCTGCGGTTCGGCTTCCGCCCGTCCAAGATCGCCTTCCTCGCCGCGCACGCCTGGTCGGATCCGGATGCCGGGGCCTGGCCGCCGGGTTACCCCGAGGATGAAAGACCCTCGTACGACCTCGTCACCGTGGCGAGGTGGCTCGAGGTCTTCCTGCAGCGGTTCTTCGGGTTCGCGCAGTTCAAGCGCACGGCCATCCCCAACGGACCGAAGGTGTCGCCGGCGGGCTCACTGTCACCGCGCGGAGATTGGCGCGCGCCATCGGACGGAAACGCTCGCGTTTGGTTGGCCGACCTGCACGCGGCCGTCCCGGAGGCGTTCGCCGAGGCGACACACAGCTGA
- a CDS encoding alpha/beta hydrolase, giving the protein MTLFDGISARLVDTDRLSVNVLERTGDDPATSPEHTVVFVHGNVSSSLFWQEIMQDLPSDLRVLAIDLRGFGGTEHMPVDATRGVRDFSDDVHAALEALGIPTAHLVGWSMGGGVVMQYALDHPVLSLTLQSPVSPFGFGGTRRDGSRLTDDDAGTGAGGANPDFVQRLTDRDTTDEAPTSPRSVFRSGYVAAGYASENEDVWIESMLSTSTAGGNYPGDAVASPNWPGFAPGTIGVLNTMAPKHFDVSGIVDLAEKPPILWIYGTADAIVSDASFYDLNHLGALGVIPDWPGEDVAPAQPMVSQTRDVLAAYAAKRGEVTEVPVEGAGHAAHLERPAAFRQALLTHIGYVGRPADPAPPTEAIILRSAD; this is encoded by the coding sequence ATGACACTCTTCGACGGCATCAGCGCGCGTCTCGTCGACACCGACCGCCTCAGCGTGAACGTGCTCGAGAGGACCGGCGACGACCCCGCGACGTCGCCCGAGCACACGGTCGTGTTCGTGCACGGAAACGTGTCGTCGTCGCTGTTCTGGCAGGAGATCATGCAGGACCTCCCCAGCGACCTGCGCGTGCTCGCGATCGACCTGCGCGGGTTCGGCGGCACCGAGCACATGCCCGTCGACGCCACGCGCGGCGTCCGCGACTTCAGCGACGACGTCCACGCCGCCCTCGAGGCCCTCGGCATCCCCACCGCGCACCTCGTCGGATGGTCGATGGGCGGCGGAGTGGTGATGCAGTACGCGCTCGACCACCCCGTGCTGTCGCTGACGCTGCAGTCCCCCGTCTCGCCGTTCGGCTTCGGCGGCACGCGCCGCGACGGCTCGCGTCTCACCGACGATGACGCCGGCACCGGTGCGGGCGGCGCCAACCCCGACTTCGTCCAGCGCCTGACCGACCGCGACACCACCGACGAGGCACCCACATCGCCGCGGTCGGTGTTCCGATCGGGATACGTCGCTGCGGGCTACGCGAGCGAGAACGAGGACGTGTGGATCGAGTCGATGCTGTCGACCTCGACCGCCGGCGGCAACTACCCCGGCGATGCCGTGGCGAGTCCGAACTGGCCGGGGTTCGCCCCCGGGACCATCGGCGTGCTCAACACCATGGCCCCGAAGCACTTCGACGTCTCGGGGATCGTCGACCTCGCCGAGAAGCCGCCGATCCTCTGGATCTACGGCACCGCGGATGCCATCGTCTCCGACGCGTCGTTCTACGACCTCAACCACCTGGGTGCTCTCGGCGTCATCCCCGACTGGCCCGGCGAAGACGTCGCCCCCGCGCAGCCGATGGTGTCGCAGACCCGCGACGTGCTCGCCGCGTACGCCGCCAAGCGCGGAGAGGTCACCGAGGTTCCGGTGGAGGGAGCCGGTCACGCCGCCCACCTCGAGCGCCCGGCCGCGTTCCGCCAAGCCCTGCTGACGCACATCGGCTACGTCGGGCGCCCCGCCGACCCCGCGCCTCCCACCGAGGCGATCATCCTGCGCTCCGCCGACTGA